AGTTCCTGGGCAGGTACTCGCCGTACCAGAACACCGATCCGGAGGCGGACTACCCGCCGATCCTCGTCACCACGTCGACGCGCGACGACCGGGTGCATCCCGGCCATGCCCGGAAGATGGTGGCGCGGCTCGAGGAGCAGGGCCACGAGGTCTGGTACTACGAGAACATCGAGGGCGGCCACGGCGGTGCGGCCGACAACGCGCAGGCCGCGTTCAAGTCGGCGCTGACGTTCACCTTCCTCGCCGACAAGCTCGCAAACCGGTGAACCTTCGGGAGGTTGTGCGCACTTTCTCCGCGTCAGCTTCAGGTAGCTGGCGCAACCTCCCTCATCTCGCGGGTCCGGTGGACTCGCGGACGACGAGCTGGGTGGGCAGGACGAGTTCGTCGGCCACCGCGACCCGCTCATAAGCCTGACGGGCGAGCATCTCGACAGCGCGCGCCCCGGCGTCCTGGGTGCGTTCGGCGAGGGTCGTCAGGGTCGGCTGACACAGGTCGGAGCCGAAGATGTTGTCGAAACCGACGACACTCACGTGCTCCGGCACCGACACCCCCCGTTCGCGCAGGCGGCGGAGCACCCCGATGGCGAGCATGTCGTTGTGGCACACCACCGCGGTGGCGTCGGCGGCCACGGCGGCGTCGGCGGCGGCCGCTCCCCCGCCGAGGGTCGGTGAGTAGGGCCCGAAGCGGCGCACCCGCATGCCGTGGGCGTGGGCCGCGGCCTGCAGCCCGGCCCAGCGTCGCGCCCCCGACCAGGATTCGGGTGGTCCGCCGAGGAACAGCAGCGAACGGTGCCCGAGCGACGCGAGGTGGTCGACGATCTGTCGTGTTCCCGTCTCGTAATCGGCTACGACGCAGGAGATTCCGCGGATCGCTCGGTTGACGAGGGTGACGGCCTCGAGGTCGGCGAGGCGGCGCAGCTCGTCGTCGGGCATGCGGGCGGCGGCGAGGACGAAGCCGTCGACGGCCGGGCCGAGGCGGCGGACGATGTGCGCTTCGGTGGTCGCGCTCTCCTGGGTGTCGGCGAGGACGAGGGTGCGGCCCGATGCGACGGCGGCGCGCTCGGCGCCCTTGATGACGCCCGCGAAGAACGGGTTGGTGATGTCGGGGACGAGCAGGGCCAGGGTGTTGGTGCGTCCCGATTCGAGGGCGCGGGCCGTCGGGTTGGGGGTGTAGCCGAGGCGTTCGGCGACCTCGAGGATGTGCTCGCGGGTGGCTGCGTTGACGCGGCCGGGGTTGGAGAAACTGCGGGAGACGGTGGACGCCGCGACCCCGGCCTCGCGGGCGACGTCGGTGATGGTGGCGCGTTTCCGGGAGCGCGGTGCAGCCGACATGCACGCAGTATGGCAAAAAATGGCAAACGATTGCCGTGTGCTGCGCCACACCCATACGGTCGCTCTATCCGATCCCGAACACACACCCCGAGGCATCCGATGACTGAAACCACCAGCGTGCAGCGCACGCCCCGCAAGGCGGCGCTCGCCGCGTGGAGCGGCAGTGCTCTGGAGTACTACGACCTGGCGATCTACGGCACGG
This region of Rhodococcus sp. Z13 genomic DNA includes:
- a CDS encoding LacI family DNA-binding transcriptional regulator; translated protein: MSAAPRSRKRATITDVAREAGVAASTVSRSFSNPGRVNAATREHILEVAERLGYTPNPTARALESGRTNTLALLVPDITNPFFAGVIKGAERAAVASGRTLVLADTQESATTEAHIVRRLGPAVDGFVLAAARMPDDELRRLADLEAVTLVNRAIRGISCVVADYETGTRQIVDHLASLGHRSLLFLGGPPESWSGARRWAGLQAAAHAHGMRVRRFGPYSPTLGGGAAAADAAVAADATAVVCHNDMLAIGVLRRLRERGVSVPEHVSVVGFDNIFGSDLCQPTLTTLAERTQDAGARAVEMLARQAYERVAVADELVLPTQLVVRESTGPAR